In Nicotiana tabacum cultivar K326 chromosome 17, ASM71507v2, whole genome shotgun sequence, one DNA window encodes the following:
- the LOC142171539 gene encoding protein FD-like: MSSSTSSSSSSRTPTSNNHRLNNKTMEEVWKDINLSSVNDHTTSSSRDHILDPQQNTSNSTNFGGMILQDFLARPFANNPQTAAKNYVSPAPPPPPAVTVLTLNSGAGLHVFGNLRQTSSSQQQKATISSRSFEALASPVGGNANGRKRCGESDNNSTDQKNKRMIKNRESAARSRARKQAYTNELELKVAHLMEENARLKKQKQQLWLAAAAQLPKKNSLYRTSTAPF; encoded by the exons ATGTCATCATccacgtcttcttcttcttcatctcgtaCACCTACTAGCAATAATCACAGACTTAATAATAAAACCATGGAAGAAGTTTGGAAAGACATAAATCTTTCTTCTGTAAATGACCACACTACTTCTTCTTCTAGAGATCATATTCTTGATCCACAACAAAATACTAGTAATTCTACCAATTTTGGTGGCATGATTTTACAAGATTTCTTGGCTAGGCCATTTGCTAATAACCCTCAAACAGCAGCAAAAAACTATGTCTCCCctgctcctcctcctcctcctgctGTTACTGTGTTGACATTAAACTCTGGCGCTGGACTTCATGTCTTTGGTAACTTAAGGCAAACCTCAAGTTCTCAGCAGCAAAAAGCTACTATTTCGAGTAGGTCATTTGAGGCTTTGGCTTCACCAGTTGGAGGGAATGCTAATGGAAGAAAGAGGTGCGGTGAGTCTGATAACAATTCAACTGACCAGAAAAACAAGAGGATGATCAAGAACCGTGAGTCTGCTGCTCGATCAAGGGCTAGAAAGCAGG CTTATACGAATGAATTGGAGCTAAAAGTTGCCCATTTGATGGAAGAAAATGCCAGGCTCAAGAAGCAGAAACAGCag TTATGGTTAGCAGCAGCTGCTCAACTTCCAAAAAAGAACTCTCTCTATCGAACTTCAACAGCCCCATTTTGA